From Porphyromonadaceae bacterium W3.11, one genomic window encodes:
- a CDS encoding flippase, with product MKEKIRKGIKRIRSSKDATVLLSNFGYLTLLQVASYIFPLITIPYLARVIGVDSFGKIAFASAIIMWFQTIADWGFNYTATRDVAKNREDKEKISEIFSDVLWGRCLLMAISFLILLASLFLIPKFSENRTVILITFLIIPGQIMFPDWFFQAMERMKYITILNVLSKLIFTVAVFIFIKEKSDYILQPLFTSLGYIVSGVIAMYLILCKWNVKLKKPTFSGALKAIKNSTDVFINNIMPNFYNSFTIVLLGVFGGSVSNGLLDAGNKLVTIFQKFMIMISRTFFPFLTRRIEKHDIYVKINIYLSLAFSFFLFLLAPLLVKLFFTPEFGNAVSVLRIMSISLVFLALSNIYGTNFMIILGHERKLRNVTFISSILGFLLSFPLVYYFDYIGAALTITLTRAILGISVMKTGRKIKSESGY from the coding sequence ATGAAAGAAAAGATACGGAAAGGTATAAAGAGAATTCGTAGTAGTAAAGATGCTACCGTTCTTTTAAGTAATTTTGGTTACCTTACTCTACTGCAGGTAGCAAGTTACATCTTCCCGTTAATTACAATTCCTTATCTAGCACGGGTAATAGGAGTCGATAGTTTTGGCAAAATTGCATTTGCCTCAGCCATTATTATGTGGTTTCAAACCATTGCAGATTGGGGATTTAATTATACTGCTACTCGTGATGTAGCTAAGAATAGAGAGGATAAAGAAAAAATTTCAGAGATTTTTTCTGACGTTTTATGGGGAAGGTGTCTCTTGATGGCGATATCCTTTTTGATATTGCTAGCATCTCTGTTTTTGATACCTAAGTTTAGTGAGAACCGAACCGTTATTCTAATTACCTTTCTAATTATTCCAGGACAAATAATGTTTCCAGATTGGTTTTTCCAAGCAATGGAGCGAATGAAGTATATCACTATTCTTAATGTTTTGTCGAAGTTAATTTTTACAGTGGCTGTCTTTATATTTATTAAAGAAAAGTCTGATTATATATTACAACCTCTGTTTACATCGCTTGGTTATATTGTTTCAGGGGTAATAGCTATGTACTTAATTCTATGCAAATGGAATGTGAAATTAAAAAAACCAACCTTTTCTGGTGCACTAAAAGCGATAAAGAATAGTACTGATGTATTTATAAATAACATTATGCCAAACTTCTATAATAGTTTTACTATAGTATTACTAGGTGTTTTTGGCGGAAGTGTTTCAAATGGATTACTTGATGCTGGAAATAAGCTGGTTACCATTTTTCAGAAATTTATGATTATGATATCAAGAACTTTTTTCCCTTTTTTGACAAGAAGGATAGAGAAGCATGATATATACGTAAAGATAAATATTTACTTATCATTGGCATTTTCATTTTTTTTATTTCTCTTGGCTCCACTGCTAGTCAAGTTGTTTTTTACACCTGAGTTTGGCAATGCTGTTTCTGTGTTACGTATTATGTCCATCTCTCTTGTTTTTTTAGCTTTAAGTAATATATATGGAACTAATTTTATGATAATATTAGGTCATGAGCGAAAGTTAAGAAACGTAACATTTATAAGTTCAATACTTGGTTTTCTATTATCATTTCCTTTAGTGTATTATTTCGACTATATTGGAGCAGCATTGACGATTACACTTACTAGAGCAATATTAGGCATTAGCGTTATGAAAACGGGGAGAAAAATAAAGAGCGAGTCTGGTTACTGA
- a CDS encoding copper resistance protein NlpE N-terminal domain-containing protein: MKKVFYLAVATIFALSFASCKSDKSQKNEEGSVETTLEEAANNVSEAISDLSDEAKAKFEELGEGFFGTYVATLPGADNAGFETTLEINSDLTYNWSQNVVGVEDVATDEGKVTDINSDLVLTLVSNNGETQLYKVIDGNKLLMLNEDGSEPAAETREFYIFTRK, from the coding sequence ATGAAGAAAGTATTTTATTTAGCAGTGGCAACTATTTTTGCCCTTTCATTTGCATCATGCAAATCAGACAAATCTCAGAAGAACGAGGAAGGTAGTGTTGAAACTACTCTAGAGGAAGCAGCAAACAATGTATCTGAAGCTATCTCTGACCTTTCTGACGAAGCAAAAGCTAAGTTTGAAGAACTTGGTGAAGGTTTCTTCGGTACTTACGTAGCTACTCTACCAGGTGCAGACAATGCAGGCTTCGAGACTACCCTCGAAATCAATTCAGACTTGACTTACAACTGGTCACAAAACGTTGTTGGCGTTGAGGATGTAGCTACAGACGAAGGTAAGGTAACCGACATTAACTCTGATCTTGTATTGACACTCGTTTCAAACAACGGTGAGACTCAACTTTACAAGGTTATCGATGGCAATAAGCTTCTTATGCTTAACGAAGACGGTTCTGAGCCAGCAGCTGAAACACGTGAATTCTATATCTTTACTCGTAAGTAA
- a CDS encoding glycosyltransferase family 4 protein, whose amino-acid sequence MKKNSKILIRTATVAGSLNFLKGQLRWLNEEYKVIAVAAGLEKLNQISKSEGIRTEEVVMARHISLLQDLKSLFAMIRLFRKEKPCIVHSMTPKAGLISMIAAKLTGVPIRIHTFTGLVFPTSKGLRKKVLMCTDAITCWCATKVIPEGNGVKNDLINHKITKKPLELIHNGNVAGIDLDYFNPEIFKDQRLELRGKYGLSCDDFVFVFIGRLVKDKGINELIAAFKQLNHANAKLLLVGSYEKELDPLLPETMTEIERNPNIIEVGYQNDIRPWLAVSDALVFPSYREGFPNVVLEAGAMGLPSIVTDINGSNEIIIHEFNGIIVPSKDISALKKGMASFIKENGRVKFYASNARTLIASRFKREDVWKATLEMYRKEEAKILDRKKL is encoded by the coding sequence ATGAAGAAGAACAGTAAAATTCTTATTCGAACTGCAACTGTTGCAGGATCTCTTAATTTTCTTAAGGGACAGTTGAGATGGCTTAATGAGGAGTATAAAGTAATAGCAGTCGCAGCTGGGCTTGAGAAACTAAATCAGATTTCAAAGTCTGAAGGTATTCGTACCGAAGAGGTTGTTATGGCGAGACATATTTCTTTATTACAAGATTTGAAGTCTTTGTTTGCAATGATAAGGCTTTTTAGAAAAGAAAAACCTTGTATTGTACACTCTATGACTCCCAAAGCTGGTTTGATATCTATGATCGCTGCAAAACTGACTGGGGTCCCTATTCGTATTCATACTTTTACAGGCCTTGTTTTTCCTACTTCTAAAGGTTTAAGAAAAAAGGTCTTAATGTGTACAGATGCCATTACTTGTTGGTGTGCAACAAAGGTTATCCCAGAGGGTAATGGGGTTAAGAACGATCTCATAAACCACAAGATAACTAAGAAACCACTGGAGTTAATTCATAATGGAAATGTGGCTGGAATTGATTTAGACTATTTTAATCCTGAGATTTTCAAGGATCAAAGGCTTGAGTTAAGAGGGAAATATGGGCTTTCTTGTGATGATTTTGTATTTGTTTTTATTGGCAGATTGGTGAAGGATAAAGGAATTAATGAATTGATTGCAGCCTTTAAACAACTTAATCACGCAAACGCCAAATTACTCTTAGTTGGAAGTTATGAGAAAGAATTGGATCCGTTGCTACCTGAGACGATGACTGAGATAGAGAGAAACCCTAATATTATAGAGGTGGGATATCAGAATGATATTCGACCATGGTTAGCCGTTTCAGATGCTTTAGTTTTTCCGAGTTATCGCGAAGGCTTTCCTAATGTGGTTTTGGAAGCTGGAGCAATGGGCTTGCCGAGTATTGTTACAGATATTAATGGTTCTAATGAAATTATTATCCATGAATTCAATGGCATTATAGTTCCATCTAAGGATATTTCAGCTCTAAAGAAAGGAATGGCGTCCTTTATCAAGGAGAATGGGCGTGTGAAGTTTTACGCCTCTAATGCTCGGACATTAATTGCTTCTAGATTTAAAAGAGAAGATGTATGGAAAGCGACTTTGGAAATGTATAGAAAGGAAGAAGCAAAAATTCTCGATAGAAAGAAATTATAA
- the gcvH gene encoding glycine cleavage system protein GcvH translates to MNFPENLKYTRDHEWLLIEGDKVTIGITDFAQSELGEIVYVDVDTEGEEIDAESAFGSIEAVKTVSDLISPVAITVDELNEALEDEPELVNNDPYGEGWIIKATLADPSNMDGLLSADEYKALIKK, encoded by the coding sequence ATGAACTTTCCAGAAAATCTAAAGTACACAAGGGATCATGAGTGGCTACTTATCGAAGGCGATAAAGTCACTATCGGGATTACAGACTTTGCTCAAAGCGAGCTAGGCGAAATCGTATATGTAGATGTTGATACTGAAGGAGAAGAGATCGATGCAGAGTCTGCATTCGGATCTATCGAAGCAGTAAAGACAGTATCAGACCTTATTTCACCTGTAGCAATTACTGTAGATGAGCTGAATGAAGCGCTTGAAGATGAGCCAGAGCTTGTTAATAACGACCCTTATGGCGAAGGCTGGATTATCAAAGCTACACTTGCAGACCCATCTAACATGGACGGCTTGTTGTCAGCTGACGAATACAAAGCTCTAATTAAGAAATAA
- a CDS encoding nucleotide sugar dehydrogenase, producing MLTLEDIKVCVIGLGYVGLPLARLFSTKFPTIGFDLNQARVDELMTGVDSTLEVDNNLLKEAIDKHGFICTTEIDKLRECNFYVVAVPTPVDQNKNPNLGPLYGASKTVGKVISKGDIVVYESTVYPGVTEDECIPVVEEVSGLKLNEDFYAGYSPERINPGDKEHTVEKILKVTSGSTPEVGEIVNQVYASVITAGTHLAPSIKVAEAAKVIENSQRDINIAFVNELAKIFNRMGIDTQDVLEAAGTKWNFLSFKPGLVGGHCIGVDPYYLAQCAQRYGYNPEIILAGRRMNDSMGEYVADQVIKAMLKKGIQVLNSNVLILGFTFKENCPDIRNTKVIDIIHTLEEYNCKVTIHDPWADPAITKEEYGVEITNELPEAKFDAVILAVAHKEYEDLEWENIALSKSVVYDVKWILGRGVDTRL from the coding sequence ATGCTTACATTAGAAGATATTAAAGTGTGTGTTATTGGCTTAGGGTATGTAGGACTTCCCTTAGCTAGACTATTTTCAACTAAATTTCCAACCATTGGCTTTGACCTCAATCAAGCTCGAGTTGATGAATTGATGACAGGTGTTGACTCTACCTTGGAAGTGGATAATAACTTGCTCAAAGAAGCGATTGATAAGCATGGTTTTATCTGTACAACAGAGATTGATAAACTTCGTGAGTGTAATTTCTATGTGGTGGCTGTTCCTACACCAGTAGATCAAAATAAAAATCCTAATTTAGGACCACTCTATGGAGCGAGTAAGACCGTGGGGAAAGTGATTAGCAAGGGTGATATTGTGGTTTATGAATCTACCGTTTACCCTGGTGTTACTGAGGATGAGTGTATCCCAGTTGTAGAAGAGGTCTCGGGGCTTAAGCTTAATGAGGACTTTTATGCTGGCTACTCTCCTGAGCGCATTAATCCAGGTGATAAAGAGCATACGGTTGAAAAGATTCTAAAAGTAACCTCAGGTTCTACACCCGAGGTGGGAGAAATAGTCAATCAAGTATATGCCTCAGTAATAACAGCTGGGACACACTTAGCCCCATCGATTAAAGTCGCAGAAGCGGCTAAGGTGATAGAGAATTCACAGCGTGACATTAATATTGCTTTTGTGAATGAGTTGGCAAAGATTTTTAACCGTATGGGTATAGACACACAGGATGTACTAGAGGCAGCAGGTACGAAGTGGAACTTTCTATCCTTTAAGCCAGGGTTGGTAGGAGGTCACTGTATCGGGGTCGATCCTTACTATTTAGCTCAGTGTGCTCAACGGTATGGCTATAATCCAGAAATCATCTTGGCTGGACGTCGTATGAATGACAGTATGGGTGAGTACGTAGCAGATCAAGTAATTAAGGCAATGCTTAAGAAGGGTATTCAAGTGCTCAATTCAAATGTACTGATACTCGGCTTTACTTTCAAAGAGAATTGTCCCGATATCCGCAATACTAAGGTGATAGATATTATACATACCCTTGAAGAATACAACTGTAAAGTCACTATCCATGATCCATGGGCTGACCCAGCTATCACCAAAGAAGAGTACGGTGTTGAGATTACCAATGAGCTCCCAGAAGCTAAATTTGATGCTGTCATCCTCGCTGTAGCCCACAAAGAGTATGAAGATTTAGAGTGGGAAAACATAGCTCTTAGTAAAAGTGTCGTGTATGATGTAAAATGGATTTTGGGTCGAGGCGTAGACACAAGACTATAA
- a CDS encoding sugar transferase: MYRIFFKRFFDVVGALLLLILLSPLLIIVTIWLHFANKGACAFFCQERPGKDEKIFKLYKFKSMTDERDDNDELLPDAERLTRVGRFVRKTSIDELPQLWNVLKGDMSFIGPRPLLVQYLPLYSEHQRKRHNVRPGITGWAQVNGRNAISWQQKFEYDVWYVENISLALDLKIVIKTIVKIFKREGINSASSATMEMFKGNNMSD; encoded by the coding sequence ATGTATAGAATTTTTTTTAAGCGATTTTTTGATGTAGTAGGGGCATTGCTTTTACTTATTCTTTTGTCTCCTCTTCTTATAATTGTAACTATATGGTTGCACTTTGCTAATAAAGGTGCATGTGCCTTTTTTTGTCAAGAACGTCCAGGGAAAGATGAGAAGATATTTAAGCTCTATAAGTTCAAAAGTATGACGGATGAGCGAGATGATAATGATGAGTTACTCCCTGATGCAGAACGCTTGACTAGGGTTGGTCGTTTTGTTCGAAAAACATCAATTGATGAGCTGCCACAACTATGGAATGTTCTAAAGGGAGATATGTCCTTTATCGGTCCTAGACCCTTGCTAGTCCAATATCTACCTCTATATAGTGAACACCAAAGAAAAAGGCATAATGTTAGACCTGGTATTACAGGATGGGCACAGGTGAATGGGCGTAATGCGATCAGTTGGCAACAGAAGTTTGAATACGATGTTTGGTATGTAGAAAATATCTCATTAGCTTTAGATTTGAAAATAGTAATAAAGACTATTGTCAAGATATTTAAAAGGGAAGGAATAAACTCTGCTTCAAGTGCAACTATGGAGATGTTTAAAGGTAATAATATGTCTGATTAA
- a CDS encoding glycosyltransferase, protein MKRKISIFSVSMGAGGAEKVISILLPILVDDYKVTLFLLYDDFHYSIPDNVEIITLFPNNNNSFIRRLFSVPIAFVKYGQYLKRNHIDASISFLFRPNIVSGMVALFNSRTKFIISERNYPSMEYKRGSHLGFIISRFLLKLFYNRADILFSNSEYINKDLAKNFGIKIPMRVIYNPIEITSIVHNPKKEVSKIVTVGRFEKVKNHMLLFNVIKQMPHHSLTIWGDGALRNDYEDMVIQLEIEGQVNLPGKTNDVLRVISRDDIFILSSDSEGFPNALLEAMSVGLPVIATNCLSGPLELLNDNEDVIIPQGGFYQAKFGVLVNTGDVEGLIKSINFLSDNYAKRMYYAKKSRERAVDYSLPTIYEQLKKII, encoded by the coding sequence ATGAAGAGAAAAATATCTATCTTTTCTGTGTCTATGGGAGCAGGAGGTGCCGAGAAAGTTATATCTATTCTGTTGCCTATTTTGGTTGATGATTATAAAGTTACTTTGTTTTTGCTTTATGATGACTTTCATTATTCTATTCCTGACAATGTTGAAATAATTACTTTGTTTCCAAACAATAATAATTCCTTTATACGAAGACTTTTTAGTGTCCCCATTGCATTTGTAAAATATGGACAATATTTAAAACGTAATCATATTGATGCCTCTATATCTTTTCTCTTTAGACCAAATATAGTTTCTGGCATGGTAGCTTTATTTAATTCCAGAACTAAATTTATTATTAGCGAACGAAACTATCCTTCAATGGAATATAAAAGAGGATCGCATCTGGGGTTTATTATTTCAAGGTTTCTTTTAAAGTTATTTTATAATAGAGCTGATATCTTGTTTTCAAATTCAGAATATATTAATAAGGACTTGGCAAAAAACTTTGGGATAAAAATACCAATGAGAGTTATATATAATCCTATTGAAATTACGTCAATTGTACATAATCCTAAAAAAGAAGTATCTAAAATTGTAACTGTTGGAAGATTTGAAAAAGTTAAAAATCATATGTTGCTTTTTAACGTTATAAAACAGATGCCACATCATAGTTTGACGATATGGGGTGATGGAGCTTTAAGAAATGATTATGAAGATATGGTAATACAGCTTGAAATAGAAGGTCAAGTAAATCTACCAGGGAAAACTAATGATGTGTTAAGAGTGATTTCTCGAGATGACATATTTATTCTTTCAAGTGATTCAGAGGGTTTCCCAAACGCATTGTTGGAAGCTATGAGTGTAGGGCTTCCTGTAATTGCAACAAACTGTTTATCTGGACCATTGGAGTTATTGAACGATAATGAGGATGTTATTATTCCGCAAGGTGGTTTTTATCAAGCAAAGTTTGGTGTTTTAGTAAATACAGGAGATGTTGAAGGATTAATTAAATCGATAAATTTCCTTTCTGATAACTACGCGAAGCGTATGTATTACGCTAAGAAGTCACGGGAGAGAGCTGTTGATTACTCATTGCCCACCATTTATGAACAGCTTAAGAAAATAATATAA
- the purE gene encoding 5-(carboxyamino)imidazole ribonucleotide mutase — protein sequence MSLKPVVSIIMGSTSDLPVMQKCIDIFEQMEVPYEVHALSAHRTPSEVEGFARNAASRGIRVIIAAAGMAAHLPGVIAAMTTLPVIGVPIKSTLEGMDALLAIVQMPPGVPVATVGINAAMNAGLLAVQILATSDEDLAEKFSSYKEGLKQKIVSANQDLSRLEGLNFKTN from the coding sequence ATGTCGCTCAAACCAGTAGTAAGCATTATCATGGGAAGTACAAGTGACCTCCCAGTAATGCAAAAATGTATAGATATCTTTGAGCAGATGGAGGTGCCATACGAAGTGCACGCTCTATCTGCACATCGGACACCCTCCGAAGTTGAGGGATTTGCCCGTAATGCAGCTTCACGTGGAATACGTGTCATCATTGCTGCTGCAGGGATGGCTGCACACCTTCCTGGTGTCATAGCAGCAATGACTACTCTTCCAGTTATCGGAGTTCCCATAAAGTCTACCCTTGAGGGGATGGATGCCCTATTGGCTATCGTACAAATGCCTCCAGGTGTACCAGTCGCCACTGTTGGTATTAATGCTGCTATGAATGCAGGATTATTAGCAGTGCAGATTTTAGCAACATCTGATGAAGATTTGGCTGAAAAATTTTCTTCATACAAGGAGGGCTTGAAGCAAAAGATTGTATCGGCTAATCAAGATTTGAGCCGTCTTGAAGGACTTAACTTCAAAACAAACTAA
- a CDS encoding acetyltransferase, whose protein sequence is MKKIAIYGAGGFGREVAWLIEDINASHHQYEFIGYFDDGKEKGQLINSYPILGGMHEINTYEEDLSIVVAIGSPQVKRKVIEQITNEKISYPTLVHPSVIHAPKEVLSIGKGCIICAGTILTVNIKINDFVILNLSCTVGHDTIIESFCSFMPTVNISGEVIIREGVYVGTGAKIINQLEIGKSTIVGSGAVVTKSLPDNCTAVGVPAKPIKFH, encoded by the coding sequence ATGAAAAAAATTGCTATATATGGTGCCGGAGGTTTTGGACGTGAGGTGGCTTGGCTAATTGAAGATATAAATGCTAGCCATCATCAGTATGAATTTATAGGTTACTTTGATGACGGAAAAGAGAAGGGGCAACTAATAAATTCTTACCCCATTTTGGGAGGAATGCATGAGATTAATACTTATGAAGAAGACTTGTCAATTGTTGTTGCTATTGGAAGTCCTCAAGTGAAAAGAAAAGTAATAGAACAGATTACTAATGAAAAAATATCTTATCCAACATTGGTTCACCCATCAGTTATACATGCTCCCAAGGAAGTATTATCGATTGGGAAAGGGTGTATTATATGTGCAGGAACGATTTTAACGGTAAACATAAAAATTAATGATTTTGTTATTCTCAATCTATCATGTACTGTTGGCCACGACACTATCATTGAGTCATTTTGCTCTTTTATGCCAACAGTAAACATATCGGGTGAAGTTATTATAAGAGAAGGAGTATATGTTGGTACTGGTGCTAAAATAATCAATCAATTAGAGATTGGTAAAAGTACTATAGTTGGTTCTGGAGCGGTAGTTACAAAATCTTTGCCTGACAATTGTACCGCGGTCGGGGTCCCTGCAAAACCAATTAAGTTTCATTGA
- a CDS encoding DegT/DnrJ/EryC1/StrS family aminotransferase, whose product MKQYLEAPQPPKGGATEKAPFRGNGGSVLNSADPAYYEELKRRAEHNRNNPTEAEGIMWGLMSGHKLEGNKFRRQHIIGQFIVDFVCLDKMLIVEIDGGYHNNPTQQKDDKIREEWLKKQGYRIIRFTNEEVIGNTNYVFDTITENLRASQATHPSKGGATEDAPFRGNGGWNGSVVALSAGTAALHLGLVQLGVTAGDEVICQSFTFSASANPIVYQGATPIFIDSEEDTWNMSPVLLEEAIKDRIAKTGKKPKAIIPVHLYGMPAKMDDILEIANRYGIPVLEDAAEALGSRYKGRACGTFGDYAALSFNGNKIITTSGGGALICPTEQAAKRVMFYATQSRDQAPHYQHSHIGYNYRLSNVSAGIGRGQMLVLEQHVARRREINNLYRALLKDVPGLSFQTNPSSDFDSNYWLTSIVIDPEKAGFSREDVRLRMEEENIETRPLWKPMHLQPVFADAPYYGDGTSERLFGDGLCLPSGSTLTDDDIKRVAGIILEMV is encoded by the coding sequence CTGAAGCAATATTTAGAAGCCCCCCAACCCCCTAAAGGGGGAGCTACAGAAAAGGCCCCCTTTAGGGGGAACGGGGGCTCTGTATTAAACTCGGCTGATCCAGCGTATTATGAAGAGTTAAAAAGGAGGGCTGAACACAATAGAAATAACCCAACTGAAGCGGAGGGTATCATGTGGGGGCTTATGTCAGGGCATAAGTTGGAGGGAAATAAATTTCGTCGTCAGCATATTATTGGTCAGTTTATCGTTGATTTTGTATGTTTGGATAAAATGTTAATTGTGGAGATTGATGGTGGATATCATAATAATCCAACTCAACAAAAAGATGACAAAATAAGAGAGGAGTGGCTCAAGAAACAAGGGTATAGAATTATCCGCTTTACCAATGAAGAGGTCATTGGAAATACTAATTATGTGTTTGATACTATAACAGAGAACTTGAGAGCCTCACAAGCCACGCATCCCTCTAAAGGGGGAGCTACAGAAGATGCCCCCTTTAGGGGGAACGGGGGCTGGAATGGCTCTGTTGTGGCTCTTAGTGCTGGTACAGCTGCCCTCCATTTGGGACTGGTACAGTTGGGTGTCACAGCTGGTGATGAAGTGATTTGTCAGAGCTTTACCTTCTCTGCAAGTGCCAATCCGATCGTATATCAGGGGGCAACTCCTATCTTTATAGACAGTGAAGAGGATACTTGGAATATGTCGCCCGTTCTTTTGGAGGAGGCTATTAAGGATCGAATAGCAAAAACAGGAAAGAAGCCTAAGGCGATTATCCCAGTGCATCTGTATGGTATGCCAGCTAAGATGGATGATATCCTGGAAATAGCAAATCGATATGGAATCCCTGTACTGGAGGATGCTGCTGAGGCACTTGGCTCTAGATACAAGGGAAGGGCTTGTGGTACTTTCGGTGATTATGCAGCACTATCATTCAATGGTAATAAGATTATTACTACTTCTGGGGGTGGTGCTTTGATTTGTCCTACAGAGCAAGCGGCAAAGCGTGTAATGTTCTATGCTACACAATCTCGTGATCAAGCACCACACTATCAGCACTCTCATATTGGGTATAATTATCGTCTGAGTAATGTGAGTGCTGGGATAGGTAGAGGCCAGATGTTAGTCCTAGAGCAGCATGTTGCTAGACGGAGAGAGATAAATAACCTGTATAGAGCATTGTTAAAGGATGTGCCTGGATTATCCTTCCAGACTAATCCTAGTAGCGACTTCGACTCCAACTACTGGCTGACAAGTATCGTGATCGATCCTGAGAAGGCCGGCTTTTCACGAGAAGATGTACGGTTACGTATGGAAGAGGAGAATATCGAGACCCGTCCGTTATGGAAACCAATGCATCTACAACCTGTTTTTGCAGATGCTCCCTATTATGGAGATGGTACATCTGAGCGGTTGTTTGGTGACGGTCTTTGTTTGCCTTCGGGATCTACGCTTACTGATGATGACATTAAGCGGGTCGCTGGTATTATCTTAGAGATGGTTTAA
- the rpoN gene encoding RNA polymerase factor sigma-54, which produces MAKGSESKLTQKLSQNLSTWQIQLMQMVALPHAELAERIKQELIENPALEEGPADHQDQEENTYEAELGETKTAAEIDMDNYMDPDEVPDATLKRYNSEKKAAFEIPFSEDPTLLEQLEEQLLMSSLSHEDQKIARFIIGSLDDDGYLRRSLEGLVDDLAIYQGVYIEVQDLERILKVIQTLDPPGVAARSLQECLLIQLKRCTTSPIRDLAIRITSELFDLFSKKQFNKLQEVTGATDEELKEASAMITSLNPTPGLDYTSKLEDTFMTVIPDFQVTESQGDLVVTLLSGDIPEVRISKSFEEQMQEYTGDLRKLSGDQKDAGRFIKQKIDDARWFVEMIKQRNNTLISTMLAIVDYQRDYFLTGDIHLLRPMILKDIAEMTNYDISTISRVTSTKYVQTDFGLFPLKHFFSEGTMRDDGTEMSTRTVKELLADIIAGEDKRHPLSDEELRNKMKEHGYNVARRTVAKYRDMMNIPIARLRKEL; this is translated from the coding sequence ATGGCTAAAGGGAGCGAAAGCAAACTAACACAGAAACTTTCTCAGAACCTCTCGACATGGCAGATTCAGCTAATGCAGATGGTAGCTCTACCACATGCAGAGCTGGCAGAACGGATCAAGCAAGAGCTCATAGAGAATCCTGCATTAGAGGAGGGCCCCGCTGATCATCAGGACCAGGAAGAGAATACTTACGAAGCAGAGCTTGGAGAGACTAAGACTGCCGCGGAGATAGACATGGATAACTACATGGATCCTGATGAAGTCCCTGATGCTACACTCAAGAGGTATAATAGCGAAAAGAAAGCCGCCTTCGAAATCCCCTTCTCTGAGGACCCTACTCTTCTAGAGCAATTAGAGGAGCAACTCCTGATGTCCTCCTTATCACATGAGGATCAGAAGATTGCCAGATTCATCATTGGCAGCCTTGATGATGACGGATACTTACGTCGAAGTCTCGAAGGATTAGTCGATGACTTAGCCATCTACCAAGGGGTTTACATAGAAGTACAAGACCTAGAGCGAATACTCAAAGTCATACAGACACTCGATCCCCCAGGAGTAGCAGCACGCTCCCTGCAGGAATGTTTACTCATTCAGCTCAAGAGATGCACCACATCGCCTATTAGAGATCTAGCTATCCGTATTACCTCTGAGCTATTTGACCTGTTTAGCAAAAAGCAATTCAACAAACTTCAAGAGGTCACAGGGGCAACAGATGAAGAGCTGAAGGAAGCCAGTGCCATGATTACAAGTCTTAATCCTACTCCTGGCCTAGATTACACTAGCAAGCTGGAGGATACCTTTATGACGGTCATCCCAGACTTCCAGGTCACAGAATCACAGGGCGATCTCGTTGTCACCCTCCTATCTGGCGATATCCCAGAGGTTCGTATCAGCAAAAGCTTTGAGGAACAGATGCAGGAATACACAGGAGACCTACGCAAGCTCTCTGGGGATCAAAAGGATGCAGGACGTTTCATCAAACAAAAAATTGACGATGCCCGCTGGTTTGTTGAGATGATCAAACAGCGAAATAACACCCTCATCAGCACCATGCTTGCGATCGTGGATTACCAGAGAGACTACTTCCTCACAGGCGATATCCACCTGCTCCGTCCTATGATTCTAAAGGACATCGCCGAGATGACCAATTATGATATCAGTACCATCAGCCGAGTAACCTCGACCAAATATGTACAGACCGATTTCGGCCTCTTTCCCCTAAAGCACTTCTTCAGCGAAGGGACGATGAGAGATGACGGGACCGAGATGTCCACCCGAACCGTAAAGGAGCTATTGGCAGATATTATTGCAGGAGAAGATAAGCGCCATCCCCTTTCAGACGAAGAGTTACGAAACAAGATGAAAGAGCACGGATATAATGTTGCGAGGCGTACGGTCGCTAAATACAGGGACATGATGAATATCCCTATTGCAAGACTCAGAAAAGAGTTGTAA